ATTAGACTTCAGATTTGATCAGCAAACAAAGAGGAGAGATGCTGTAAGGACACTGGACCTTGAAGAAGGTGGAGAACACCATAAAGACAGAACATCACTATCACTTTTTATTAGCCAAATCTggttagaggaaaaaaacaacaccaaaaaacaaaacagcagccagAATCTGATACAAAAGGATGACAACTGACAAAGGGTTGCTAGTGGTGAGTATGTGGGAGAAAGGCATCTCAGCCGAAGGCTAGTACTTTTCCCTGCCTACATTCCATTGAGCAATGGTGGGCTGCACTGCGCCATGAtatttctgaatgcaaaatCATGGCTCGGAGATTCTATGAAAGAAAGGAGTCGTTGTTCAAGCCGTCTTTTTTCCTACACTGATGTCTTCCTGacattcagaaaactgaaacacGTGGAGAAGAGCTGTGTGGGCAAGTCCAGCCCTTCCAAGGGTAGATCTGCACCTTAAGCAGGCGGTTCTTCACATTTCCCATTTTACTGGCACTTTCACACATCACAATTCACAGCGGTTGAGGAGATGTCTCATCtgggcaggcagctgctgagtGCATCAGGCCTTGGTATGGTCACAAAGTTCATGGTGCAGTGCAATAGCGGACAGATCTTTTCATGATCCTTCAACACTTCACTCAAGTGTTTCATTTCATCTGTTAGCtttccaatttcttttttcagggAGGTATTTTCTTGCTCAAGAGATTCATATTCctgaaaggagggaaaaaaaaaacaaaaccttactCATAGGCAAAACATTCTTTTCAGTGCTCCACCTTGAGTATATTAATGTAACTGTAGGAAAGAAGTACCCTGCCCCAAACCAACGTGGGGAAAGTCACCAGCTGGGAGGCATACCTGGCACCATATGCCTGGTGCCAGCTGCTCTCCTCCAGCCCATGGCTTACAGTCACCTGCTCAAATGCTCAGGAACTTAGAAGCAGGAAGAGCTGAGTATCGTGCCAGCCTGTTGCCAAGCCCCACTTTGTCACAAGCAATTTCAACCACTGCTTTGATTATCTTGATCCCAAGATGCTTTTGAGCCAGGGCTTCACTGGCAGCAAGCACCTGTGACGGATGTGAGACTCACATGTCACATTTTTGCTGACTGTAGGTCTCAAATGTCCCTGCCACCAAGACGTCTCATCCCAAAGAGAAGAGAGCTTTAGAGCCAGCCCACGGAAAACCTACAGGAGTCCACACCTCACTGCTGGCCTGGGGATCAGCACTCGCCCACTCAATCTCACCTCCTGGGAAAGCTTCAGAGCAACCTTCAAGGCATACACATGCCCTCAGAGGGCTGTTCACAGGCAGTGGGGAATGCCCCTCATGCAgtgctcctctgggcagcctcacGCTACCCTTACTTTGCTGCAGCATTATGTATACCCTTGCCCTTCCTCACGCTCTTCCAGCACCCACTCACTTGGAGTAAAATAGACACGATCCTCCTAACATGTCACTGTCACTAAACTCCAGCAGGgctcagcatccccagctctgACTTTGCTCTTCTCTTGCTGCCCCAAGCCCATGGATCAAGCATTGCCCTCCAGTTGTTCTGTTCCATTTTCAGGGCAGAAAATACCAAACTGCTATTACTAGGGAAGAATGCCTTCAACCAgatctgcctgcagctggaaaaATCTGAGAATGAGGATTCCCAGCATGAGGAGGAGCTTCAAGTCCAGCAGGAACACCAGAGCGGCTGCGGAACAGCACAGGGCCCAGCAGTGACTCCAAAAAAGCCAGGGGTTGCCCCTGTACAGAAACCTGGCTGTCTCAGGTGCTGACTCAGAGGACATCAGGGAAAAACCAAGCCCCAAGCTCTTCACCTCACAGCTCCTGGCCTCTGCTGCCCGATCCTTCCAACCTaagagagagaagaggctgTGCTGAGCCTCCGGAGCTGAGCAACTGACAAAGCCACAACTGGGGCAGCACAACCAACACCTACCTGCTGAGCCCCAGCTGCAActaaagcactgctgtgtgaggAAACGTCCTGAACTACAGGAGGGTAATTCTTCTCCAGTGTGTACAGTGGGGACATGATAAAACTCCACTGCATTGTAATACTGAGAAGCGTTAAGAGTTTCTGGAAGAATCAGATACTTTCATGGTTTTTTGGAAACACCCACTGCTATTTATCAGAGCACACGAGTAGTGCAGTTAACTGCACCCAGCTCTCTTGCTTGGAGGTTCAGCAGTTCCTAAGAAGCCTTTTCAACTGGGTATTTCTGTCTCAGACCACAGCTTCAGCAGTGAGTTAAGCCAGCAGCACCACTGAGCAGCGCAACGCCCCGCTGCATCGCCAGCTTCTCCGCAAGGCATTCACACACTGCCATTGCGAGCTCTCCGGGTTCAGCACCAACGCATCAGGAAGTGGGGCTGAGTTAGCCCTGAGAAGCCTGGGATCCAGCCGGCAGGTGGTCGCAGGGATGGGAGCTGCCGGCACGACCGCGTACCTCCCTCCTGCCCGGTGTCACAGATGGCAGAAACGCTTCATCCCACCCGAGCAGAACGTCGGGCAGCTCCTGAGCGGGCACCCGGCAGCGCCCGCCTCTCCTGCACCGACGGCTCCGGGCGGGATCGGCACGAGGGCAGGTCCAGGCGTGCTGGAAGCGTCCCGTTATTGGAGCGTCCCTGACTCCACGCCCAGGAGCGCCGCGTACCCGCTCACCTCGTGAAGTTTGTCTGCTTTCTGCGTTTGTTTCTTCCGACTTCTCTGTGCAGCAACCCggttcttttctctcctcctcacCTTTTTATCATCTTCTTCGTGGTTCTGGAAGGCAGAAGCAGCTCGCTAGGCGTCAGGGTGCGGGAGGGCACACCGAGCCGCCGCCGGCAGCCAGCCCCTACCTCCCCGCACCTAACCTCGGCAGAGcccccccggccgccccgcTCTGCCCTACCCGACCCTTACCCGCCCCTACCCTACCTGCTGACCGCCTTCGGCGCTCCGCGGCACCGCGCTGCCCGCCGCCGGGGCGCCGCACGACATCCCGCCGGCTGCCGCCCGCCCCGGGGCGCCGCGCTCGGCGCCGCTGGGctcccccggccccgcggcaCGGAGCCgtcccccgccccgccccggcaCCTGAGGGCCTCCGCCGCGGCCACCGGGGCGGAGCCGCCCGGAGCTCACGTGGCGCCCGCGGGGTCCGCGCTCCGGCCTGACCGGCCCCCGGCAGCCGGGGGGAAGCCCGCGGCCCCCGTGGCACGGCGCTGCCGGGCAGGAGCCGCCCGAAAATCCCCCGGAGAACCCCAGGGCTGGCCGCGCCTGCCGCCCCTCCGATGGTTAAAACGCCATCGTGGCCCGAGCGCTGCCTCCGAGGGGCTTTTTGCGAATCCCGCGCAGATGCCGCGCACAAGCCGCCCGAGAGGTGCGCGGCTGACTCACCCCCGCGCAGTCCTGGCTGCAGAACACGTGCGACATCGGCTTTCCAAAGCGGCACGACCTTCGGGGAGTGGGCAGGAGAGCAAGGCGGGGTTCATTGGAGTGAGGACGAGGCATCTGGGCTGGGATAAAGTGATTTTCACTTTCGCTACTCGCCCGGTTCCTTTAAATAATAAGGAAATGCCGCACGTTTCTTGTAAAGGCGAAGCAAGACAAAGAGCGCAGAAAACCTAGTTGCCGGGACAGAACTCTCCCTGTTCGAGCACTCTGCCGGGAATATTTTAGCAGCCCGAACAATGCTGCTTTTATCCTTCTGAACACTCTTCCTACGTTGCAACTGAAGCGTATCTTCTCCCTGTGCTCCGAAGGAAGTGCATTGCTGTGTGCCCCCGCAGATACCCAGAGACATCCTTTCTGCGGCGTGTGTGCCTACAGCACCACATACGCGCGACTCACGGGGACAGCCGCACGGCCCTGCTAAGGAACGTGCCCCTAAGCTGCTGTGCAGTCGGTCATCACCCCCAGGTATCTTCACAAATCGGCCACTTCCCTATTCTTCTCGTTTCACCCGAAGTCTGAGTCATTCAGCTTAGGTGAAGATGAAGTTGCAGGCTGCAAATGGAGTAAATATAGATCATCCTTCCAGGAAGATCTGGTTGACAGTTCACACTGATGAAAGAAACAGCGCCCTGCCTGGAGCCCAGGAGTCAGACTGAGGTCAGCATCGCTGAAAGCCTgaccagggctgctctgcagggcaaTGCTTCTCCCCACTGTGCCTCAGAGCACCTCCTGCACTGCCTTCACCTTTCCCAGAGCTCCTTGAATCCCGGAGAACTGAGCCTCAGAAGTATTTTCAAAGATAAATGGCAGATCCAATGCAATTGCGGGATGCATGTGAGGTCAAGGCATTTTGGCAAGGGTCTATTGAGCCAAAGGGTCTACTGGGGCTGTTGGTCCTTGTGGCCCTCAGCATGTGGAAGGCTTGCAGATTTgtgtctgaagaagaaaaacagacccCTTCCTACAAGCAGGGCTTCAAAATGACTCCACGTTAAGTGTTCATGCTGTTACAGGAACCATACACACACGCCCTAAAAGCAGCTGCACAAGCAGGTGATCTAACAGAGCTAAGTCACAAGTTTTCCAAGAATTTATCGATATGTGTAAATTATTGGTAAGAATTTCTCCTGTATTTGTAAGGTGAGGTTTACTCCCACAAGGAGTGACAGGTCACAGGGAGGTCCCCTTGGGCCTGGGGACAACCTGCTGGTGCTCAAAGTggtaaaggaaatgaaaaaaacaaaatttgctTGTGGGAACAAGTCTCTGCTTGGTATTTAAGCTATCTCCTGTACTTCTGTAGAAATGCCTACACAGTAGTTCTAAGTAACACAGTACTAAGGGCAGAGCATTTCTATGCGGGAGAAAAAATGAGCTCAGAATGCAGTCTAGGCCGCTGAGCTTACAGTTTATAATCGCAACGTATCAGTGACTTTTGTCTGCACCAAAACAGCCCACGCGCCTTCAGACTCAGTTGCTGAACACTTTGGCTTAGTGTGGCTCTTTTAGACACGTGGCGTATGTCACAACTGGGTCCCAGAGCACCACATGCCCATACTTTCAAACAGATGTTGGTGTCTGCATGAAGATTTCTGGGATAGGAGTGTTTAAAAACTATACTCAGTTAAGAGTGTGCGAATACAATGCCTATGTGTAAGATTTCACTGGGTATGGATGACTCACCCATGCAAACCTCTGGCAGCACATCCTAAAAAATGGTAAGATGCTTCATCTCACCCAGAATAACTACAGAACTCAAACTGAGTTTGCAAATATTCCCAAGCATCCTTCGCCATTGAGCTGCCTTACAAAATCCAAAGgctatataaagaaaaataatcagacGTTTCTTGATGCAATACCAATTCACCCtaagttaaaaataagaagCTTGGATGTTGTGACATTTCAGTGGAAACCTGAATAGACGGTCTTCTTGCACAACACTGCTGATTTCTATGAAGTTAACTGAAGGACAAAAGGCTACcggaaggggaggggggggaaagaagaggaatattttatgtatttctgttaGTGGGAACACAGATCACAGACACTGCTAGTTGGAAATATCACCTGCTGtagaaatttttatttatcattGGGAAAGCAGCTGAACGTTCAAGCACAATGTTCAGCTCTTCACCTTGTTCGGCCAAAAGCAGCCACTAAAGATTCGTAAATTAATAGCTGATACATTGCACTGGGAATCAACTGGTTTTCTTGGTATCATTTATTTGGGCAGCGTCCccagatgtatttttctttttttacccaTTGATTGAAAGGAGGGTGGCAGAACTGGGCCTGGCTGCCTTCGATCAGGGCAGCAGACATCCATTCCCACTTCTTTCAAACCCCTGCAGACTGGCTGCTTTGCAAACTCTTACCTCTAACAGGCACTGTAGGATGAAGTCATTAATTAATTCACTTACTAGCCCTTAATCCACACTGCTCACTCTCCTTATTTCCTAAGACATTCGTCTTAAATTAGTCATTTTAAATGGGACCTCTTGAAAGAGATATACctatttctattaaaatgaaaaaaatattaaagatacTTAAATACTGTAATAGTAGACACGCAAAATCCTGCAGTGCTTGGTGTAGATGTATGCATTTGTGCAACAGTGGGGATTTTCAATCAGAACACACACTCAAACAAACCAGAATTCACTGTGCGAAAAACTGTCCCAGTCACACGTTCCACAGCTATGCAGTTCCAGTCCCTCTCACATCCTGTCCTCTCTTATGTTAGAAGCTTTGTAGCCCTGTGATTAATAGCAGTTGTAAGTTCAAAGGCAGTAAATGGAACTACTTCAGTTGCTCCAGCCAAAATTTAACACAGATGTCTTCTAAAGTACTAATACACTAACTGTTCAGTCACCACGTACTGCAGGACTAGGACAGACACTATCCACACCTTTGATCTTTCTTAATTGATTTAATTTACATtgtataaaaacagaagtttgtaTATACAAAAGTGATAGGAAATATTTACATACGATTAAATATACAAAGTCCTACTACAGGTGGTCACcttcacaaaataaatgatGCTACAATCTGTCATGCTACAATCAGTCTCTAGACATCAAGCTGCACCTGCCTTCTCACTACACTACATTCCATTAGCAAAGCTTCCAAAACATCCTCTCTGTACTGCAGGAGGGAATACATTACATATTAGTTAGACACGAGTACTTACTATAAGCATATGCAGTCATAAGCTGGAAAGTTTTCAGTGGCTAAGGCACAATGCTTAATTTAATACTACTATGTAAATGTCTAGATACTACTGTGCTTATACAAAAAACATGGTAGCTCAATCCCATGTGCTGCTCATCTGTATTGTTTCGGATTTTTTTTGTAAGTTTAGTCAAATACCACAAACGATGGCCAAGTCGAGATCCTGAAATGTGTAGATCATTGTCCAGGAAACCCCCAGACTGCATAAATCAGttaaacaaactgaaatatcAGATGGTAAAACGCAGATGGTCGAATCATTGTGCAGAAGAGCACACTGCAGGGAAACATATAATTATTACAATTCCAAGTTCAAATCAAGATGACTGTTAACAAGCCCTGCTGACCTAAAAGATTACCTGAGAGGTGGAACAGGAGGGATCAATTTTAGATTTGCATGTGGGCTTTCTAAAAACTAAAACATTGTATTAAAATCGGTGGGTTTCGTATGCTCCAGTCTGAAACTATTTTaagtttatttattaaataccCAAACTCGGTATAAATGAAGTATCGTTAGGAGAATTAAACATTCTCCAGCATCTCCAGAGATGTGCCTGCTGTATACGAGCACTTAGTGGTTCACAAAAGGAGCGCCCacacacagaaagcatttgcaCGGCACAAAGACTGAGGGCAACAAATGCTGTAATAAAAGGGCAAAAGAAGAGAGTTAATCAGTAAACATACTTGCTGGGTATCAGGTGTGACTGGTACATATAGGCTTTCGTATACCACCAGTATAACAATAAGAGAAATACTTAAAAGAATCAAAGGACTAAATAATGAAGGAAGCTCTCTTTCACAGCACTGAATTAGAGAGTAGGAtaagtttgtttggttttttagaAAAAACTGAATACACTGCACAAGCATATTTCTGAATTTCCAACCTTGAAATACTAAATGGGAAATCTACGCGCTGAGGGTAATTTTCCTCCGTCGCAGTGGGTAGTATCTTCTCTGTGGTGtatctgcagctttttttcttttgaacaaaGTGTAAGGGTTGTTAGCGGTATCAGCATCTGTCGGTGTGACTTCTGCTGGTGATACAAAGCTTTggacactgttttctttctttgcattacAACCAGCGAAGACTTCTTGACGCAGCTTGCAGAGTTCCAAGGTTGGTTGCCAAGTTAATGCTTGGGAAAAACCTTCTGCTCTTTCTATTAGTGCTGGGAGGGACTGCAAAAGCAAATCAAGTATCTCAAGTTACATGGGAAAAGCAATGGTGACAATGAGGGAGATATGTTAATTAGATTCTGAAAGGCACAAAAGCTTCAGTGTCTGCAGAGATGATCCTCAGGAAGGCAGGTGAAGGCTGGGAACTCAGCTACCAGCTTAACAGTGACAAGGGTCTGCACTCAGAGTGCAAGTGTACGCTAAGTTAAATGTTCCTTAATTCCATTTCTAGACTGAATCAATATCACAAGAACACAGTTCAGTTTGTGTGTAAACTGATGCTATAGtaacagatcacagaatcatagattggcatgggttgaaaaggaccacaatgatcatctggtttcaaccctgctgctacgtgcagggtcaccaatcaccagaccaagctgcctagagctacatccagcctggccttgagtgcgtcccaggatggggcatccccagcctccttgggcaacctgttccagtgtcaccactctgtgtgaaaagcttGCTCCTAAATGTCACATGCAACACAAAGTTACAGCGgtcttcagaaaatatttttcagatgctgcagattttaaaatctctgtaggaaatatttcctaaagTCAGAGGGTGTTCTTCTTTCCCACTACAACTGAGGGACAATTCTTTACAGATGTAACTTCAGTAATACAAACCAAAGGATGGACTTGCTTCCAAAGTACACAGAGGCTTTTTTGTACAAATCTACAACCAAGATAAATTACAACCCTCATTTCATGACAtcatcaaaacaagaaaatgaaatgaaaaaatccCCTTGCATAGAACTCACCTTCATTGCCTCACCAATCTGCTCGGATGCCATTTCGGTCACCTGCTTCAGATCTGTGATGTAAGCATCtaagagaaacacaaagctCCAATAAATTCCCGATACATAACTACTCCCCTCCTTCCCTGATACTTGCTACTGACTTCTTAACACTGGGCATGCAAAGCAGCGGACTCCCTCTGTAAAATTAAACGTACAACATATCTCTTTAATTAGTGTTGGTGATGACAGCTGATGCGCTTCATCTTACTCTTACTACTTTTAGTCATGCAAAACGCAGCAGTGCATAGAGGTCTCAAATATTGCAAGCCACAGAGTTCTTTGCTAGAAATCCTACAGCTTGTCCAAAACATGAGACACAGAGACAGTACGTGTATAAAGGaagaggttaaaaataaatagatctgTTTCTCAGTCTTTCAAATTCATTATTAcattgtggggaaaaaaaaatccaaaggaTAAATGATTGCAGAATACTGGGGGAAAATACTGGACCGCAGTAGCAAGATGATCATCAACACGATACACATTTGTGATGACTGGTTtacaaacaataataattctTCTGTTCAGGAGTTAAAGTTTTCAAGTTATTACAAAGCAGTTTTGCATGCTCTCTGCCATGATCCTGCTTGAGGCACCATGCCAGCAACAAAAAGTTAAAGTCAGCAGCTCAGTAAGTGTACCTCTGGGAACTAAGTTGTGTCACCTATCACTAGTATTTGTCTGTAGGGTGTCATCAGTGCCTGCAGAAGAGTAACACTTTAGATGGTACATGCAGACCTAAATCATTTCAGAGCAAAACGCAGATCTGCTTTGAAGTCAATCTAATTAATGCTACTGAAGATGATTTAAGTCAATCACTGCTTTCTAGTGCAGGGTGACAGTGACCTCCTGCTGAAATGTAGTATGCAGCAAGAGACGGTGTTTTGTTGAATTGTCTGTGCTATGTGCCAACAGTGCTCATCAAACTTGGCTTAGGAAGCTATGGATATGGATGCTAAAAAGCACAGTCagaatttggaagaaaaaatattcaagtaGTAGCCTCTTCAAATACAATGCAGATGTCTATGATGGATATTCTCTAAAAGAACATGTCTTTAAAAGGAATTCTTGCAGTAGAATATGGGGATTAGAAGACTATGAAGTTGTAAGGAAGTAGAAgaaggaagtaaaaataattccagTGATTATTCCAGTTATACAGAAAGACTGACATGCAATTAAATGAGATTTGCCTGCAGGAGTTCAGCTTTACATGGACAGCAGTATATTCCTCAGTGTTCAAGGCTTTCCAAAATGTAGggaaatgaaaagaggaaatgaaaggtATTGAGTAAtctaaacattttttgtttctggcCGCTGTACTTGCTAAACTGGGATACATAAACTTCCCAAATACTACATAATACTAATATTCAGCACAAACTCTATGCTGTCTTGACTGAGGCTTTGCAGCTACCTAAcataaaaaagtaaaaccatAGTGCAAGATCTTACTACCTTGTGAGTACTTAATTCATATGAGAAGAGCATAGAATTACACACTAGAAAccaaaagaaatgcagacatGAAGTGACACTCTTTGCTGCTCCTCTTAGCTGCTTTGCTGCACAGGCTGGCACTTCTGGAAGCAACATCTCCTGTTTACAAAGAGGAAATGATGCCTAGAGTGAAGCCAGATCAGCAGAGTGAGAAGCCTGAGCCTTGCTTCTCAAACTTAATTTAACACCTCTGCTTGTTACACCACTTTACAGCATGTGAAGTAAT
This region of Excalfactoria chinensis isolate bCotChi1 chromosome 3, bCotChi1.hap2, whole genome shotgun sequence genomic DNA includes:
- the BATF3 gene encoding basic leucine zipper transcriptional factor ATF-like 3 isoform X2, whose amino-acid sequence is MSCGAPAAGSAVPRSAEGGQQNHEEDDKKVRRREKNRVAAQRSRKKQTQKADKLHEEYESLEQENTSLKKEIGKLTDEMKHLSEVLKDHEKICPLLHCTMNFVTIPRPDALSSCLPR
- the BATF3 gene encoding basic leucine zipper transcriptional factor ATF-like 3 isoform X1, whose protein sequence is MPRPHSNEPRLALLPTPRRSCRFGKPMSHVFCSQDCAGNHEEDDKKVRRREKNRVAAQRSRKKQTQKADKLHEEYESLEQENTSLKKEIGKLTDEMKHLSEVLKDHEKICPLLHCTMNFVTIPRPDALSSCLPR